The following proteins come from a genomic window of Schistocerca gregaria isolate iqSchGreg1 chromosome X, iqSchGreg1.2, whole genome shotgun sequence:
- the LOC126298190 gene encoding 52 kDa repressor of the inhibitor of the protein kinase-like, which translates to MKTINESGGVEEDTVYDEVPQEKGESNATITIKNSSSCVDGGNKDKASSSAGFKCIDEKGSSILDVDNFLKHRILFNPWQPEKSYNFKTDIDSTKRTFQPAWLSFYPWLVYSKAVKGALYKFCVLFRPLIMHGSHHGAFISHPFTNFKKFHECPKMHMNSEWHKDAIEKSNNFISPGDVTLWKHFEGAPKNATYASHRTQNDLIDVCTEALRNDLINTINNSESFSILADKTMDIAGTGQLSLSARYFDHATYVVREDFLGFTPLARLDLKHISNTIIPTLSAWGFNLDKMVGQGNDGCSRMASKISGVQQIIAEKYPKAHFYRCASHRLNLVVNYLNTLPEVRNAIGTIKERISFFWWSRQRKVLVGNLQKLCETQWSEKHKSIRKFNDKFLGIVEALTILHKEGDHETRQKGWQLYCTLTSPTFIVTLKVIAKYSAKLEPVTNILQSVNTNLLEVSEHIQGIVKMLFDDRENVEDKFEMIMKSDETNYSAFGIDVTVQYLQEQFSQDNKAYCEIFCLHPKVMKSQSDLDMKRINENIIRFYGNL; encoded by the exons GTCGAAGAAGATACTGTCTATGATGAGGTACCACAGGAAAAGGGTGAGTCAAACGCAACCATCACTATTAAAAATTCCAGTAGTTGTGTTGATGGAGGAAATAAAGACAAAGCCAGTTCCTCTGCTGGCTTCAAGTGCATTGATGAAAAGGGTAGTAGTATCCTA GATGTTGACAATTTCCTAAAGCATAGGATTTTATTTAATCCATGGCAACctgaaaaaagttataattttaagaCTGACATAGACAGCACAAAAAGAACATTTCAACCAGCCTGGCTGTCATTTTATCCATGGCTGGTCTATTCTAAAGCAGTTAAAGGTGCCCTCTACAAGTTTTGTGTGCTTTTCCGCCCACTCATAATGCATGGTAGTCATCATGGTGCATTCATAAGCCAcccattcacaaatttcaaaaagttcCATGAATGTCCAAAAATGCATATGAATTCCGAGTGGCATAAAGATGCAatagaaaagtcaaataatttCATAAGT CCAGGTGACGTAACACTGTGGAAACATTTTGAGGGTGCACCTAAAAATGCTACCTATGCTTctcatagaacccaaaatgatttaattGATGTATGCACTGAAGCACTAAGAAATGATTTGATTAATACCATCAATAACAGCGAATCATTTTCAATTTTGGCAGACAAAACAATGGATATTGCAGGCACAGGACAACTTTCTCTTTCTGCACGTTATTTTGACCATGCAACTTATGTTGTCAGAGAAGACTTCCTTGGATTTACACCATTAGCAAGGTTAGATTTAAAACATATCTCCAACACAATAATACCTACTTTATCTGCTTGGGGTTTTAATCTAGATAAAATGGTAGGACAAGGCAATGACGGGTGCAGTAGGATGGCCAGTAAAATTAGCGGAGTACAGCAGATAATTGCTGAGAAATATCCCAAGGCTCACTTCTATCGTTGTGCTAGCCATAGACTTAACTTAGTTGTGAATTATTTGAACACCTTACCAGAGGTTAGAAATGCCATTGGTACTATCAAAGAAAGAATTTCTTTTTTCTGGTGGAGCAGACAAAGGAAAGTCCTAGTTGGGAACCTTCAAAAACTGTGTGAGACACAATGGTCTGAGAAGCATAAGTCTATAAGGAAATTTAATGATAAGTTTTTAGGAATTGTTGAAGCATTAACAATTTTACATAAAGAAGGAGATCATGAAACTAGGCAGAAAGGCTGGCAACTTTACTGCACTCTTACTTCTCCAACATTTATTGTTACATTAAAAGTCATAGCAAAATATTCAGCCAAACTAGAACCTGTCACCAATATCCTACAATCAGTAAACACTAACTTGTTAGAAGTTTCAGAACACATTCAAggaattgtaaaaatgttattcgatgACAGAGAAAATGTGGAAGAcaaatttgaaatgataatgaaaagtgATGAAACCAATTATAGTGCATTTGGAATAGATGTCACTG TCCAGTACTTGCAAGAACAGTTTTCACAAGATAACAAGGCATATTGTGAGATTTTCTGCTTGCACCCAAAGGTAATGAAATCCCAAAGTGACCTAGATATGAAAAGGATAAATGAAAATATCATCAGATTTTATGGCAATCTTTAA